One region of Camelina sativa cultivar DH55 chromosome 6, Cs, whole genome shotgun sequence genomic DNA includes:
- the LOC104698978 gene encoding uncharacterized protein LOC104698978: MQRFTGEPLLKKIVVEFEDYRELVKIRTNKLSKKHSRCMADGNEFLGFHGTTLSCTLGSSNSSSNLCFPDQCGVCHILRHGFSAKTRPDGINGVLTASTSSTALECIEITDQRMNIGSLKAVVLCRVIVGRVHKPMQKFEDPCGFSEFDSLALKMGPNSRIEECFSVEY, from the coding sequence ATGCAGAGATTTACTGGTGAaccattgttaaaaaaaattgtagtagAGTTTGAGGATTACAGAGAACTTGTGAAAATAAGAACGAACAAGCTTTCGAAGAAACACTCGCGGTGTATGGCTGATGGGAACGAGTTTCTTGGGTTCCATGGTACCACTCTTTCTTGCACTCTCGGTTCCAGTAACAGCTCTTCAAACCTCTGTTTCCCGGATCAATGTGGAGTTTGTCATATTTTAAGACATGGGTTCAGTGCTAAAACGAGACCGGATGGGATTAATGGGGTTCTCACAGCATCAACGAGCTCTACAGCTCTTGAATGTATTGAAATTACCGATCAGAGAATGAACATAGGTTCATTGAAAGCAGTTGTGCTATGTAGAGTGATTGTAGGGAGGGTTCATAAACCGATGCAGAAGTTTGAAGATCCTTGTGGGTTTTCTGAGTTTGATTCGTTGGCTTTGAAAATGGGACCAAATTCTAGAATTGAAGAGTGTTTTTCTGTTGAGTACTAA
- the LOC104698979 gene encoding FBD-associated F-box protein At3g49020-like has translation MEQHPRKIGGGLGLSNRGVVSEDRISELPEPLLVDILSSLPTKTAIATSGLSRSWKSIWTMLPNLEFDSSHYNHQTFSEDVSRTLILHNAPFLESLKLEVGYECDALEIGLLVGIAFARHVRKLVLTVFSEGLGSVKFPGVLCRCNNTLEILELTGSILLDLPSPVCFKSLKTLKLSYVHFKDEESVPKLLSGCPILEDLVVHRFSNADVATFTIAVPSLQRLTLEDEHYANRVGGYVINAPSLKYLNFNGFYGLGFCLIQHAPELVEAKITNVSGIFNENILETLITAKRLSLDLSPLQIKYPISKIFYQLLSLELHTNKEWWWNLLSLMLNSSPKLQILKLIDPYHYLNKDSRIGWKWSQPKRVPECLLFHLETFEWTGYEWQLEGEKYVATYILKNARRLKKATLSTKPIESNELEKLEKRRQMLNQLATEVRASDSCHLVLESER, from the exons ATGGAACAACACCCTCG CAAAATCGGTGGTGGTTTAGGTTTGAGTAATCGAGGTGTAGTGAGTGAGGACAGGATCAGTGAGTTGCCTGAACCTTTGCTTGTGGATATATTGTCTTCACTTCCAACAAAAACTGCTATAGCCACGAGTGGTTTGTCTAGAAGTTGGAAATCTATTTGGACGATGTTGCCAAATCTCGAGTTTGATTCTTCTCACTATAATCACCAAACATTCTCAGAGGATGTTTCCAGAACGCTGATTCTACATAATGCTCCGTTTCTAGAGAGTTTGAAACTGGAAGTTGGATATGAATGTGATGCTTTGGAGATTGGATTGTTGGTTGGAATTGCATTTGCACGCCATGTGCGTAAATTGGTACTCACTGTTTTCAGTGAAGGGCTAGGCTCAGTAAAATTCCCGGGTGTTTTGTGTAGATGTAATAACACACTCGAGATATTGGAACTCACGGGTTCAATTCTATTAGACCTTCCTTCTCCGGTTTGTTTCAAGTCCCTGAAAACGCTGAAGCTTTCCTATGTACACTTCAAAGATGAAGAATCTGTTCCGAAACTTTTATCTGGCTGCCCTATTCTTGAAGATTTGGTCGTGCACAGATTTAGCAATGCCGATGTGGCGACTTTCACTATTGCCGTGCCATCATTACAGAGACTAACCTTAGAAGATGAACACTATGCAAACCGTGTTGGAGGCTATGTGATAAATGCTCCTTCTTTGAAATACTTGAACTTCAATGGGTTCTATGGGCttggattttgtttgattcagcATGCGCCAGAGCTGGTGGAGGCAAAAATCACCAACGTTTCTGGTATATTCAATGAGAACATTTTGGAAACTCTAATAACAGCCAAACGTCTTTCCTTAGACTTGTCGCCCTTacag ATTAAGTATCCTATTAGTAAAATCTTCTATCAGCTTTTATCTTTGGAGCTGCATACAAACAAAGAATGGTGGTGGAATCTTCTTTCACTCATGCTCAATAGTTCTCCTAAATTGCAAATCCTCAAGCTCATTGAC CCATATCACTACCTTAACAAAGATAGTCGGATCGGCTGGAAATGGAGTCAACCGAAACGTGTACCAGAATGTTTGTTGTTCCATCTTGAGACATTCGAGTGGACAGGATACGAATGGCAACTAGAAGGTGAGAAATACGTGGCTACATACATCCTTAAGAACGCAAGACGCCTAAAGAAAGCAACTCTCTCCACAAAACCCATAGAATCTAACGAGCTCGAGAAGTTGGAAAAGAGACGTCAGATGCTCAACCAGTTGGCTACTGAGGTCAGGGCTTCAGATTCATGTCACCTCGTTCTCGAATCTGAGAGATGA
- the LOC109133325 gene encoding FBD-associated F-box protein At3g49020-like, which produces MEQRHQQRKIGGCLGLSNRGVVSEDRISELPEALLVDILSSLPTETAIATSVLSKNWRSLWKLLPKLKFDSDNHPRHTFSEDVCRSLISHKAPVLESLRLVTEKNCDASDVGIWIGIAFARHVRELVLSFEFQKEGSVRFPSVLCTYNDTLEILKLEYKQRRVVESSFAHAR; this is translated from the exons ATGGAACAACGACATCAACAGCG CAAAATCGGTGGTTGTTTAGGTTTAAGTAATCGAGGTGTAGTGAGTGAGGATAGGATCAGTGAGTTGCCTGAAGCTTTGCTTGTGGATATATTGTCTTCACTTCCAACAGAAACCGCCATAGCCACGAgtgttttgtcaaaaaattgGAGATCTCTTTGGAAGTTGTTGCCAAAACTCAAGTTTGATTCTGATAATCATCCTCGCCATACATTTTCAGAGGATGTTTGCAGATCTTTGATATCACATAAAGCTCCTGTTTTAGAGAGTTTGCGTTTAGTCACAGAAAAGAATTGTGATGCTTCGGATGTAGGGATATGGATTGGAATTGCTTTTGCACGCCATGTGCGAGAATTGGTACTCAGTTTTGAATTTCAGAAGGAAGGCTCAGTAAGATTTCCGAGTGTTTTGTGTACGTATAATGACACACTTGAGATCTTGAAACTCGAGTACAAACAAAGAAGAGTGGTGGAATCTTCTTTCGCTCATGCTCGATAG